In the genome of Oscillospiraceae bacterium, the window CTCTCAATGACGGTTACCAGATGGATGAATTCAAGGGAGTTGAGTCCGAGGTCTTTTCTGAGTTCGGATTGCAGCGTGATCTCATTTGGATCCAGCACGACGTATTCTGACAAGATGGTGAGAAGCCTCTCAAGCATGACATAAACCTTCCTTTTTCATATTGTGATTCCGTTTCCGAAGGAATTGTATTGTTCAATGACCTTGTTGCGGATGACTTTTTTGGTGGTTGTGCGCAGAAAGTCCTCCTGCGTGATAAACAGTTGGTGCATCTGTTTATACCCGGGTAAAAGCTGATTAATACGGCGCATGTCTTCGGTGATCATCTTTTCCACCGTCTCTTTATCCATTTTCCCGAAATATTCATCCACTTCTATCTTCAGCGCGGCCGCAATCGTCTGCATCGTATTTTCCTTCACATTGTAATTAAACGAGTAGACCACCGCGTCCTTGACGTAGGGCAGCTGTTGAATGATCTTTGCTTCGATTTCTTCCGGGTGTACATTTTTGCCGTTGCTGAGGACGATCAGGTTCTTTTTCCGTCCGGCTACCGATAATATCTTACCTTTCATCCTGCCGTAATCACC includes:
- a CDS encoding AMP-binding protein yields the protein KFKQVMCGGAAIDPEIIRGLYSFGIDVIIAYGLTECSPAVSVDLKAHKHPETVGKPLAGVQVKINEPDENGIGEIYVKGDNVMLGYYKDEAATAATFDGEWLKTGDYGRMKGKILSVAGRKKNLIVLSNGKNVHPEEIEAKIIQQLPYVKDAVVYSFNYNVKENTMQTIAAALKIEVDEYFGKMDKETVEKMITEDMRRINQLLPGYKQMHQLFITQEDFLRTTTKKVIRNKVIEQYNSFGNGITI
- a CDS encoding phosphopantetheine-binding protein, yielding MLERLLTILSEYVVLDPNEITLQSELRKDLGLNSLEFIHLVTVIEREFKVEISEREAINFQYVGDVIAYLEKETALR